Proteins from a single region of Symphalangus syndactylus isolate Jambi chromosome 12, NHGRI_mSymSyn1-v2.1_pri, whole genome shotgun sequence:
- the TARS2 gene encoding threonine--tRNA ligase, mitochondrial isoform X4 codes for MALYQRWRRLRLQGLQACRLHTAVVSTPPRRLAERLGLFEELWAAQVKRLASMAQKEPRTIKISLPGDQKIDAVAWNTTPYQLARQISSTLADTAVAAQVNGEPYDLERPLETDSDLRFLTFDSPEGKAVFWHSSTHVLGAAAEQFLGAVLCRGPSTEYGFYHDFFLGKERCGTLVDLCQGPHLRHTGQIGGLKLLSNSSSLWRSSGAPETLQRVSGISFPTTELLRAWEAWREEAELRDHRRIGKEQELFFFHELSPGSCFFLPRGTRVYNALVAFIRAEYARRGFSEVKTPTLFSTKLWEQSGHWEHYQEDMFAVQPPGSDRPPSSQSDDSTRHITDTLALKPMNCPAHCLMFAHRPRSWRELPLRLADFGALHRAEASGSLRGLTRLRCFQQDDAHIFCTTDQLEAEIQSCLDFLRSVYAVLGFSFRLALSTRPSGFLGDPCLWDQAEQVLKQALKEFGEPWDLNSGDGAFYGPKIDVHLHDALGRPHQCGTIQLDFQLPLRFDLQYKGQAGALERPVLIHRAVLGSVERLLGVLAESCGGKWPLWLSPFQVVVIPVGTEQEEYAREAQQSLQAAGLVSDLDADSGLTLSRRIRQAQLAHYNFQFVVGQKEQSKRTVNIRTRDNRRLGEWDLPEAVQRLVELQNTRVPNAEEIF; via the exons ATGGCCCTGTATCAGAGGTGGCGGCGGCTCCGGCTCCAAGGTTTACAGGCTTGCAGGCTACACACG GCAGTCGTGTCGACCCCTCCACGCAGGTTGGCAGAGCGGCTTGGCCTTTTTGAGGAGCTATGGGCTGCTCAGGTAAAGAGATTAGCAAGCATGGCACAGAAGGAACCCCGGACTATTAAGATATCACTTCCTGGAGACCAGAAAATTGATGCTGTGGCGTGGAACACAACCCCCTACCAACTAGCCCGGCAGATCAG TTCAACACTGGCAGATACTGCAGTGGCTGCTCAAGTGAATGGAGAACCTTATGATCTGGAGCGTCCCTTGGAGACAGATTCTGACCTCAGATTTCTGACATTCGATTCCCCAGAGGGGAAAGCA GTGTTCTGGCACTCCAGCACCCATGTCCTGGGGGCAGCAGCTGAACAATTCCTAGGTGCTGTTCTCTGCAGAGGTCCAAGTACAGAATATGGCTTTTACCATGATTTCTTCCTGGGAAAGGAGAG GTGTGGCACATTGGTTGACCTTTGCCAGGGCCCCCACCTTCGGCATACTGGACAGATTGGAGGACTGAAGCTGCTATCG AACTCATCATCCTTATGGAGGTCTTCAGGGGCCCCAGAGACACTGCAGAGAGTGTCAGGGATTTCCTTCCCCACAACAGAATTGCTCAGGGCCTGGGAAGCATGGAGGGAGGAAGCAGAATTGCGGGACCACCGGCGCATTGGGAAG GAACAGGAGCTCTTCTTCTTCCATGAACTGAGCCCTGGGAGCTGCTTCTTCCTGCCACGAGGGACAAGGGTGTATAACGCACTAGTGGCGTTTATCAGG GCTGAGTATGCCCGTCGTGGTTTCTCCGAGGTGAAAACTCCCACACTGTTTTCTACGAAACTCTGGGAACAGTCAGGGCACTGGGAGCATTATCAGGAAGACATGTTTGCCGTGCAGCCCCCAGGCTCTGACAGGCCTCCCAGCTCCCAGAGTGACGATTCTACCAGGCATATCACAGATACACTCGCCCTCAAGCCTATGAACTGCCCTGCACACTG CCTGATGTTCGCCCACCGGCCCAGATCCTGGCGGGAACTGCCCCTGCGACTAGCTGACTTTGGGGCTCTACACCGGGCCGAAGCCTCTGGTAGTCTGCGGGGACTGACCCGACTGCGGTGCTTCCAGCAGGATGACGCTCACATCTTCTGTACAACAGATCAG CTGGAAGCAGAGATCCAAAGCTGTCTTGATTTCCTCCGTTCCGTCTATGCCGTTCTTGGCTTCTCCTTCCGCCTGGCACTGTCCACCCGGCCATCTGGCTTCCTGGGGGACCCCTGCCTTTGGGACCAGGCCGAACAG GTCCTTAAACAGGCCCTGAAGGAATTTGGAGAACCCTGGGACCTCAACTCTGGAGATGGTGCCTTCTATGGACCTAAG ATTGACGTGCACCTCCACGATGCCCTGGGCCGGCCACATCAGTGTGGGACAATTCAGCTTGACTTCCAACTGCCCCTGAGATTTGACCTCCAATATAAGGG GCAAGCGGGTGCCCTGGAGCGTCCAGTCCTCATTCACCGAGCAGTGCTCGGTTCCGTGGAAAGACTGTTGGGAGTGCTGGCAGAAAGCTGCGGAGGGAAATG GCCACTGTGGCTGTCCCCGTTCCAGGTGGTGGTCATCCCTGTGGGGACTGAGCAAGAGGAGTATGCCAGGGAG GCACAGCAGAGCCTGCAGGCTGCAGGACTTGTCAGTGACCTGGATGCAGACTCTGGACTGACCCTCAGCCGGAGAATCCGCCAGGCCCAGCTTGCCCACTACAATTTTCAATTTG TGGTTGGCCAGAAAGAGCAAAGTAAGAGAACAGTGAACATTCGGACTCGAGATAATCGTCGCCTTGGAGAGTGGGACTTGCCTGAGGCTGTGCAGCGACTGGTGGAGCTACAGAACACAAGGGTCCCAAATGCCGAAGAAATTTTCTGA
- the TARS2 gene encoding threonine--tRNA ligase, mitochondrial isoform X8 produces MALYQRWRRLRLQGLQACRLHTAVVSTPPRRLAERLGLFEELWAAQVKRLASMAQKEPRTIKISLPGDQKIDAVAWNTTPYQLARQISSTLADTAVAAQVNGEPYDLERPLETDSDLRFLTFDSPEGKAVFWHSSTHVLGAAAEQFLGAVLCRGPSTEYGFYHDFFLGKERCGTLVDLCQGPHLRHTGQIGGLKLLSEQELFFFHELSPGSCFFLPRGTRVYNALVAFIRAEYARRGFSEVKTPTLFSTKLWEQSGHWEHYQEDMFAVQPPGSDRPPSSQSDDSTRHITDTLALKPMNCPAHCLMFAHRPRSWRELPLRLADFGALHRAEASGSLRGLTRLRCFQQDDAHIFCTTDQLEAEIQSCLDFLRSVYAVLGFSFRLALSTRPSGFLGDPCLWDQAEQVLKQALKEFGEPWDLNSGDGAFYGPKIDVHLHDALGRPHQCGTIQLDFQLPLRFDLQYKGQAGALERPVLIHRAVLGSVERLLGVLAESCGGKWPLWLSPFQVVVIPVGTEQEEYAREAQQSLQAAGLVSDLDADSGLTLSRRIRQAQLAHYNFQFVVGQKEQSKRTVNIRTRDNRRLGEWDLPEAVQRLVELQNTRVPNAEEIF; encoded by the exons ATGGCCCTGTATCAGAGGTGGCGGCGGCTCCGGCTCCAAGGTTTACAGGCTTGCAGGCTACACACG GCAGTCGTGTCGACCCCTCCACGCAGGTTGGCAGAGCGGCTTGGCCTTTTTGAGGAGCTATGGGCTGCTCAGGTAAAGAGATTAGCAAGCATGGCACAGAAGGAACCCCGGACTATTAAGATATCACTTCCTGGAGACCAGAAAATTGATGCTGTGGCGTGGAACACAACCCCCTACCAACTAGCCCGGCAGATCAG TTCAACACTGGCAGATACTGCAGTGGCTGCTCAAGTGAATGGAGAACCTTATGATCTGGAGCGTCCCTTGGAGACAGATTCTGACCTCAGATTTCTGACATTCGATTCCCCAGAGGGGAAAGCA GTGTTCTGGCACTCCAGCACCCATGTCCTGGGGGCAGCAGCTGAACAATTCCTAGGTGCTGTTCTCTGCAGAGGTCCAAGTACAGAATATGGCTTTTACCATGATTTCTTCCTGGGAAAGGAGAG GTGTGGCACATTGGTTGACCTTTGCCAGGGCCCCCACCTTCGGCATACTGGACAGATTGGAGGACTGAAGCTGCTATCG GAACAGGAGCTCTTCTTCTTCCATGAACTGAGCCCTGGGAGCTGCTTCTTCCTGCCACGAGGGACAAGGGTGTATAACGCACTAGTGGCGTTTATCAGG GCTGAGTATGCCCGTCGTGGTTTCTCCGAGGTGAAAACTCCCACACTGTTTTCTACGAAACTCTGGGAACAGTCAGGGCACTGGGAGCATTATCAGGAAGACATGTTTGCCGTGCAGCCCCCAGGCTCTGACAGGCCTCCCAGCTCCCAGAGTGACGATTCTACCAGGCATATCACAGATACACTCGCCCTCAAGCCTATGAACTGCCCTGCACACTG CCTGATGTTCGCCCACCGGCCCAGATCCTGGCGGGAACTGCCCCTGCGACTAGCTGACTTTGGGGCTCTACACCGGGCCGAAGCCTCTGGTAGTCTGCGGGGACTGACCCGACTGCGGTGCTTCCAGCAGGATGACGCTCACATCTTCTGTACAACAGATCAG CTGGAAGCAGAGATCCAAAGCTGTCTTGATTTCCTCCGTTCCGTCTATGCCGTTCTTGGCTTCTCCTTCCGCCTGGCACTGTCCACCCGGCCATCTGGCTTCCTGGGGGACCCCTGCCTTTGGGACCAGGCCGAACAG GTCCTTAAACAGGCCCTGAAGGAATTTGGAGAACCCTGGGACCTCAACTCTGGAGATGGTGCCTTCTATGGACCTAAG ATTGACGTGCACCTCCACGATGCCCTGGGCCGGCCACATCAGTGTGGGACAATTCAGCTTGACTTCCAACTGCCCCTGAGATTTGACCTCCAATATAAGGG GCAAGCGGGTGCCCTGGAGCGTCCAGTCCTCATTCACCGAGCAGTGCTCGGTTCCGTGGAAAGACTGTTGGGAGTGCTGGCAGAAAGCTGCGGAGGGAAATG GCCACTGTGGCTGTCCCCGTTCCAGGTGGTGGTCATCCCTGTGGGGACTGAGCAAGAGGAGTATGCCAGGGAG GCACAGCAGAGCCTGCAGGCTGCAGGACTTGTCAGTGACCTGGATGCAGACTCTGGACTGACCCTCAGCCGGAGAATCCGCCAGGCCCAGCTTGCCCACTACAATTTTCAATTTG TGGTTGGCCAGAAAGAGCAAAGTAAGAGAACAGTGAACATTCGGACTCGAGATAATCGTCGCCTTGGAGAGTGGGACTTGCCTGAGGCTGTGCAGCGACTGGTGGAGCTACAGAACACAAGGGTCCCAAATGCCGAAGAAATTTTCTGA
- the TARS2 gene encoding threonine--tRNA ligase, mitochondrial isoform X7: MALYQRWRRLRLQGLQACRLHTAVVSTPPRRLAERLGLFEELWAAQVKRLASMAQKEPRTIKISLPGDQKIDAVAWNTTPYQLARQISSTLADTAVAAQVNGEPYDLERPLETDSDLRFLTFDSPEGKAVFWHSSTHVLGAAAEQFLGAVLCRGPSTEYGFYHDFFLGKERTIRGSELPVLERICQELTAAAQPFRRLEASRDQLRQLFKDNPFKLHLIEERVTGPTATVYGCGTLVDLCQGPHLRHTGQIGGLKLLSAEYARRGFSEVKTPTLFSTKLWEQSGHWEHYQEDMFAVQPPGSDRPPSSQSDDSTRHITDTLALKPMNCPAHCLMFAHRPRSWRELPLRLADFGALHRAEASGSLRGLTRLRCFQQDDAHIFCTTDQLEAEIQSCLDFLRSVYAVLGFSFRLALSTRPSGFLGDPCLWDQAEQVLKQALKEFGEPWDLNSGDGAFYGPKIDVHLHDALGRPHQCGTIQLDFQLPLRFDLQYKGQAGALERPVLIHRAVLGSVERLLGVLAESCGGKWPLWLSPFQVVVIPVGTEQEEYAREAQQSLQAAGLVSDLDADSGLTLSRRIRQAQLAHYNFQFVSAEQKKLFHVDEFALRFPNFLYLQWLARKSKVREQ; encoded by the exons ATGGCCCTGTATCAGAGGTGGCGGCGGCTCCGGCTCCAAGGTTTACAGGCTTGCAGGCTACACACG GCAGTCGTGTCGACCCCTCCACGCAGGTTGGCAGAGCGGCTTGGCCTTTTTGAGGAGCTATGGGCTGCTCAGGTAAAGAGATTAGCAAGCATGGCACAGAAGGAACCCCGGACTATTAAGATATCACTTCCTGGAGACCAGAAAATTGATGCTGTGGCGTGGAACACAACCCCCTACCAACTAGCCCGGCAGATCAG TTCAACACTGGCAGATACTGCAGTGGCTGCTCAAGTGAATGGAGAACCTTATGATCTGGAGCGTCCCTTGGAGACAGATTCTGACCTCAGATTTCTGACATTCGATTCCCCAGAGGGGAAAGCA GTGTTCTGGCACTCCAGCACCCATGTCCTGGGGGCAGCAGCTGAACAATTCCTAGGTGCTGTTCTCTGCAGAGGTCCAAGTACAGAATATGGCTTTTACCATGATTTCTTCCTGGGAAAGGAGAG gaCAATCCGGGGCTCAGAACTGCCTGTTTTGGAGCGGATTTGCCAGGAACTTACAGCTGCTGCTCAACCCTTCCGGAGGCTAGAGGCTTCACGGGATCAGCTTCGTCAGTTGTTCaag GATAACCCCTTTAAGCTTCACTTGATTGAGGAGAGAGTGACAGGTCCAACAGCAACAGTATATGG GTGTGGCACATTGGTTGACCTTTGCCAGGGCCCCCACCTTCGGCATACTGGACAGATTGGAGGACTGAAGCTGCTATCG GCTGAGTATGCCCGTCGTGGTTTCTCCGAGGTGAAAACTCCCACACTGTTTTCTACGAAACTCTGGGAACAGTCAGGGCACTGGGAGCATTATCAGGAAGACATGTTTGCCGTGCAGCCCCCAGGCTCTGACAGGCCTCCCAGCTCCCAGAGTGACGATTCTACCAGGCATATCACAGATACACTCGCCCTCAAGCCTATGAACTGCCCTGCACACTG CCTGATGTTCGCCCACCGGCCCAGATCCTGGCGGGAACTGCCCCTGCGACTAGCTGACTTTGGGGCTCTACACCGGGCCGAAGCCTCTGGTAGTCTGCGGGGACTGACCCGACTGCGGTGCTTCCAGCAGGATGACGCTCACATCTTCTGTACAACAGATCAG CTGGAAGCAGAGATCCAAAGCTGTCTTGATTTCCTCCGTTCCGTCTATGCCGTTCTTGGCTTCTCCTTCCGCCTGGCACTGTCCACCCGGCCATCTGGCTTCCTGGGGGACCCCTGCCTTTGGGACCAGGCCGAACAG GTCCTTAAACAGGCCCTGAAGGAATTTGGAGAACCCTGGGACCTCAACTCTGGAGATGGTGCCTTCTATGGACCTAAG ATTGACGTGCACCTCCACGATGCCCTGGGCCGGCCACATCAGTGTGGGACAATTCAGCTTGACTTCCAACTGCCCCTGAGATTTGACCTCCAATATAAGGG GCAAGCGGGTGCCCTGGAGCGTCCAGTCCTCATTCACCGAGCAGTGCTCGGTTCCGTGGAAAGACTGTTGGGAGTGCTGGCAGAAAGCTGCGGAGGGAAATG GCCACTGTGGCTGTCCCCGTTCCAGGTGGTGGTCATCCCTGTGGGGACTGAGCAAGAGGAGTATGCCAGGGAG GCACAGCAGAGCCTGCAGGCTGCAGGACTTGTCAGTGACCTGGATGCAGACTCTGGACTGACCCTCAGCCGGAGAATCCGCCAGGCCCAGCTTGCCCACTACAATTTTCAATTTG tttctgcagagcaaaagaaactattccATGTGGATGAATTTGCCCTGAGGTTCCCAAACTTCCTCTACCTGCAGTGGTTGGCCAGAAAGAGCAAAGTAAGAGAACAGTGA
- the TARS2 gene encoding threonine--tRNA ligase, mitochondrial isoform X1 — protein MALYQRWRRLRLQGLQACRLHTAVVSTPPRRLAERLGLFEELWAAQVKRLASMAQKEPRTIKISLPGDQKIDAVAWNTTPYQLARQISSTLADTAVAAQVNGEPYDLERPLETDSDLRFLTFDSPEGKAVFWHSSTHVLGAAAEQFLGAVLCRGPSTEYGFYHDFFLGKERTIRGSELPVLERICQELTAAAQPFRRLEASRDQLRQLFKDNPFKLHLIEERVTGPTATVYGCGTLVDLCQGPHLRHTGQIGGLKLLSNSSSLWRSSGAPETLQRVSGISFPTTELLRAWEAWREEAELRDHRRIGKEQELFFFHELSPGSCFFLPRGTRVYNALVAFIRAEYARRGFSEVKTPTLFSTKLWEQSGHWEHYQEDMFAVQPPGSDRPPSSQSDDSTRHITDTLALKPMNCPAHCLMFAHRPRSWRELPLRLADFGALHRAEASGSLRGLTRLRCFQQDDAHIFCTTDQLEAEIQSCLDFLRSVYAVLGFSFRLALSTRPSGFLGDPCLWDQAEQVLKQALKEFGEPWDLNSGDGAFYGPKIDVHLHDALGRPHQCGTIQLDFQLPLRFDLQYKGQAGALERPVLIHRAVLGSVERLLGVLAESCGGKWPLWLSPFQVVVIPVGTEQEEYAREAQQSLQAAGLVSDLDADSGLTLSRRIRQAQLAHYNFQFVVGQKEQSKRTVNIRTRDNRRLGEWDLPEAVQRLVELQNTRVPNAEEIF, from the exons ATGGCCCTGTATCAGAGGTGGCGGCGGCTCCGGCTCCAAGGTTTACAGGCTTGCAGGCTACACACG GCAGTCGTGTCGACCCCTCCACGCAGGTTGGCAGAGCGGCTTGGCCTTTTTGAGGAGCTATGGGCTGCTCAGGTAAAGAGATTAGCAAGCATGGCACAGAAGGAACCCCGGACTATTAAGATATCACTTCCTGGAGACCAGAAAATTGATGCTGTGGCGTGGAACACAACCCCCTACCAACTAGCCCGGCAGATCAG TTCAACACTGGCAGATACTGCAGTGGCTGCTCAAGTGAATGGAGAACCTTATGATCTGGAGCGTCCCTTGGAGACAGATTCTGACCTCAGATTTCTGACATTCGATTCCCCAGAGGGGAAAGCA GTGTTCTGGCACTCCAGCACCCATGTCCTGGGGGCAGCAGCTGAACAATTCCTAGGTGCTGTTCTCTGCAGAGGTCCAAGTACAGAATATGGCTTTTACCATGATTTCTTCCTGGGAAAGGAGAG gaCAATCCGGGGCTCAGAACTGCCTGTTTTGGAGCGGATTTGCCAGGAACTTACAGCTGCTGCTCAACCCTTCCGGAGGCTAGAGGCTTCACGGGATCAGCTTCGTCAGTTGTTCaag GATAACCCCTTTAAGCTTCACTTGATTGAGGAGAGAGTGACAGGTCCAACAGCAACAGTATATGG GTGTGGCACATTGGTTGACCTTTGCCAGGGCCCCCACCTTCGGCATACTGGACAGATTGGAGGACTGAAGCTGCTATCG AACTCATCATCCTTATGGAGGTCTTCAGGGGCCCCAGAGACACTGCAGAGAGTGTCAGGGATTTCCTTCCCCACAACAGAATTGCTCAGGGCCTGGGAAGCATGGAGGGAGGAAGCAGAATTGCGGGACCACCGGCGCATTGGGAAG GAACAGGAGCTCTTCTTCTTCCATGAACTGAGCCCTGGGAGCTGCTTCTTCCTGCCACGAGGGACAAGGGTGTATAACGCACTAGTGGCGTTTATCAGG GCTGAGTATGCCCGTCGTGGTTTCTCCGAGGTGAAAACTCCCACACTGTTTTCTACGAAACTCTGGGAACAGTCAGGGCACTGGGAGCATTATCAGGAAGACATGTTTGCCGTGCAGCCCCCAGGCTCTGACAGGCCTCCCAGCTCCCAGAGTGACGATTCTACCAGGCATATCACAGATACACTCGCCCTCAAGCCTATGAACTGCCCTGCACACTG CCTGATGTTCGCCCACCGGCCCAGATCCTGGCGGGAACTGCCCCTGCGACTAGCTGACTTTGGGGCTCTACACCGGGCCGAAGCCTCTGGTAGTCTGCGGGGACTGACCCGACTGCGGTGCTTCCAGCAGGATGACGCTCACATCTTCTGTACAACAGATCAG CTGGAAGCAGAGATCCAAAGCTGTCTTGATTTCCTCCGTTCCGTCTATGCCGTTCTTGGCTTCTCCTTCCGCCTGGCACTGTCCACCCGGCCATCTGGCTTCCTGGGGGACCCCTGCCTTTGGGACCAGGCCGAACAG GTCCTTAAACAGGCCCTGAAGGAATTTGGAGAACCCTGGGACCTCAACTCTGGAGATGGTGCCTTCTATGGACCTAAG ATTGACGTGCACCTCCACGATGCCCTGGGCCGGCCACATCAGTGTGGGACAATTCAGCTTGACTTCCAACTGCCCCTGAGATTTGACCTCCAATATAAGGG GCAAGCGGGTGCCCTGGAGCGTCCAGTCCTCATTCACCGAGCAGTGCTCGGTTCCGTGGAAAGACTGTTGGGAGTGCTGGCAGAAAGCTGCGGAGGGAAATG GCCACTGTGGCTGTCCCCGTTCCAGGTGGTGGTCATCCCTGTGGGGACTGAGCAAGAGGAGTATGCCAGGGAG GCACAGCAGAGCCTGCAGGCTGCAGGACTTGTCAGTGACCTGGATGCAGACTCTGGACTGACCCTCAGCCGGAGAATCCGCCAGGCCCAGCTTGCCCACTACAATTTTCAATTTG TGGTTGGCCAGAAAGAGCAAAGTAAGAGAACAGTGAACATTCGGACTCGAGATAATCGTCGCCTTGGAGAGTGGGACTTGCCTGAGGCTGTGCAGCGACTGGTGGAGCTACAGAACACAAGGGTCCCAAATGCCGAAGAAATTTTCTGA
- the TARS2 gene encoding threonine--tRNA ligase, mitochondrial isoform X2: protein MALYQRWRRLRLQGLQACRLHTAVVSTPPRRLAERLGLFEELWAAQVKRLASMAQKEPRTIKISLPGDQKIDAVAWNTTPYQLARQISSTLADTAVAAQVNGEPYDLERPLETDSDLRFLTFDSPEGKAVFWHSSTHVLGAAAEQFLGAVLCRGPSTEYGFYHDFFLGKERTIRGSELPVLERICQELTAAAQPFRRLEASRDQLRQLFKDNPFKLHLIEERVTGPTATVYGCGTLVDLCQGPHLRHTGQIGGLKLLSNSSSLWRSSGAPETLQRVSGISFPTTELLRAWEAWREEAELRDHRRIGKEQELFFFHELSPGSCFFLPRGTRVYNALVAFIRAEYARRGFSEVKTPTLFSTKLWEQSGHWEHYQEDMFAVQPPGSDRPPSSQSDDSTRHITDTLALKPMNCPAHCLMFAHRPRSWRELPLRLADFGALHRAEASGSLRGLTRLRCFQQDDAHIFCTTDQLEAEIQSCLDFLRSVYAVLGFSFRLALSTRPSGFLGDPCLWDQAEQVLKQALKEFGEPWDLNSGDGAFYGPKIDVHLHDALGRPHQCGTIQLDFQLPLRFDLQYKGQAGALERPVLIHRAVLGSVERLLGVLAESCGGKWPLWLSPFQVVVIPVGTEQEEYAREAQQSLQAAGLVSDLDADSGLTLSRRIRQAQLAHYNFQFVSAEQKKLFHVDEFALRFPNFLYLQWLARKSKVREQ from the exons ATGGCCCTGTATCAGAGGTGGCGGCGGCTCCGGCTCCAAGGTTTACAGGCTTGCAGGCTACACACG GCAGTCGTGTCGACCCCTCCACGCAGGTTGGCAGAGCGGCTTGGCCTTTTTGAGGAGCTATGGGCTGCTCAGGTAAAGAGATTAGCAAGCATGGCACAGAAGGAACCCCGGACTATTAAGATATCACTTCCTGGAGACCAGAAAATTGATGCTGTGGCGTGGAACACAACCCCCTACCAACTAGCCCGGCAGATCAG TTCAACACTGGCAGATACTGCAGTGGCTGCTCAAGTGAATGGAGAACCTTATGATCTGGAGCGTCCCTTGGAGACAGATTCTGACCTCAGATTTCTGACATTCGATTCCCCAGAGGGGAAAGCA GTGTTCTGGCACTCCAGCACCCATGTCCTGGGGGCAGCAGCTGAACAATTCCTAGGTGCTGTTCTCTGCAGAGGTCCAAGTACAGAATATGGCTTTTACCATGATTTCTTCCTGGGAAAGGAGAG gaCAATCCGGGGCTCAGAACTGCCTGTTTTGGAGCGGATTTGCCAGGAACTTACAGCTGCTGCTCAACCCTTCCGGAGGCTAGAGGCTTCACGGGATCAGCTTCGTCAGTTGTTCaag GATAACCCCTTTAAGCTTCACTTGATTGAGGAGAGAGTGACAGGTCCAACAGCAACAGTATATGG GTGTGGCACATTGGTTGACCTTTGCCAGGGCCCCCACCTTCGGCATACTGGACAGATTGGAGGACTGAAGCTGCTATCG AACTCATCATCCTTATGGAGGTCTTCAGGGGCCCCAGAGACACTGCAGAGAGTGTCAGGGATTTCCTTCCCCACAACAGAATTGCTCAGGGCCTGGGAAGCATGGAGGGAGGAAGCAGAATTGCGGGACCACCGGCGCATTGGGAAG GAACAGGAGCTCTTCTTCTTCCATGAACTGAGCCCTGGGAGCTGCTTCTTCCTGCCACGAGGGACAAGGGTGTATAACGCACTAGTGGCGTTTATCAGG GCTGAGTATGCCCGTCGTGGTTTCTCCGAGGTGAAAACTCCCACACTGTTTTCTACGAAACTCTGGGAACAGTCAGGGCACTGGGAGCATTATCAGGAAGACATGTTTGCCGTGCAGCCCCCAGGCTCTGACAGGCCTCCCAGCTCCCAGAGTGACGATTCTACCAGGCATATCACAGATACACTCGCCCTCAAGCCTATGAACTGCCCTGCACACTG CCTGATGTTCGCCCACCGGCCCAGATCCTGGCGGGAACTGCCCCTGCGACTAGCTGACTTTGGGGCTCTACACCGGGCCGAAGCCTCTGGTAGTCTGCGGGGACTGACCCGACTGCGGTGCTTCCAGCAGGATGACGCTCACATCTTCTGTACAACAGATCAG CTGGAAGCAGAGATCCAAAGCTGTCTTGATTTCCTCCGTTCCGTCTATGCCGTTCTTGGCTTCTCCTTCCGCCTGGCACTGTCCACCCGGCCATCTGGCTTCCTGGGGGACCCCTGCCTTTGGGACCAGGCCGAACAG GTCCTTAAACAGGCCCTGAAGGAATTTGGAGAACCCTGGGACCTCAACTCTGGAGATGGTGCCTTCTATGGACCTAAG ATTGACGTGCACCTCCACGATGCCCTGGGCCGGCCACATCAGTGTGGGACAATTCAGCTTGACTTCCAACTGCCCCTGAGATTTGACCTCCAATATAAGGG GCAAGCGGGTGCCCTGGAGCGTCCAGTCCTCATTCACCGAGCAGTGCTCGGTTCCGTGGAAAGACTGTTGGGAGTGCTGGCAGAAAGCTGCGGAGGGAAATG GCCACTGTGGCTGTCCCCGTTCCAGGTGGTGGTCATCCCTGTGGGGACTGAGCAAGAGGAGTATGCCAGGGAG GCACAGCAGAGCCTGCAGGCTGCAGGACTTGTCAGTGACCTGGATGCAGACTCTGGACTGACCCTCAGCCGGAGAATCCGCCAGGCCCAGCTTGCCCACTACAATTTTCAATTTG tttctgcagagcaaaagaaactattccATGTGGATGAATTTGCCCTGAGGTTCCCAAACTTCCTCTACCTGCAGTGGTTGGCCAGAAAGAGCAAAGTAAGAGAACAGTGA